From a region of the Desulfurobacteriaceae bacterium genome:
- a CDS encoding phosphopantothenoylcysteine decarboxylase, translating to MEEVKDADLYISAAAIGDFKPAKPEKEKIKKTKEKLILELERTEDILKIVSGNRRNGQVIVGFAAETKDLVENARKKIESKKLDAVVANDVKK from the coding sequence ATGGAAGAAGTTAAGGATGCAGACCTTTATATCTCGGCAGCAGCGATAGGAGACTTTAAACCCGCGAAGCCTGAGAAAGAAAAGATAAAGAAAACAAAAGAAAAACTTATCTTAGAACTTGAAAGAACAGAAGACATTCTTAAAATTGTCTCTGGAAACAGGAGAAATGGGCAGGTTATCGTAGGATTTGCTGCTGAAACTAAGGATTTAGTTGAAAATGCAAGAAAAAAGATAGAAAGCAAAAAGCTTGATGCCGTAGTTGCCAATGATGTTAAAAAGG